The nucleotide window GCCCAGCATGATGCTTGGCATTGCCTTTGCCTCGTGCTGATTGTTTCTGTGTCTCTTTTTGTAGGAGCTGAGAGATCTGGCATCCAAACACCCAAACCTGGTTCTTGTAAAACTGGGTAGGTGTGCTCTGCTTCTGAGCTGGTAAATCTGTGACTGCCAGCCATGCTTGCCccatttcttcttcccttccttcctccctccctcccttcagGTTCTACATGGGGTTCCAGTTCTTCAGAGCTGCTTCAATTCCTGCTGCCAAAACCCCAGCTTCTCCAGACCTGTCTCAGCCTCAGTACCCCATTCCCTGGAGGCTTCTTGCTCCATGGCCACAGGACCAGAGTGTTCTTGAGACCCatcctgggcagcccctggctcccccagctgtgccttgcTCTGCCTTGATCCCAAGTCCTAGGCAAGACCAGGAGGGCTCTGGAGGAAGGCAGCTCCTGTGGAAATGCTGTAAGATCAGCCCAGAACTTGAACAGGAGCAGAAAGACCTTGCAGAACCATCCCACAGCAGGTCCCAGCACATTTCTCTTGGGGACTTGTCCCCTCAGAACCCTCTGGGTTTTCCAGAAATTGCTCAGACATAGACTTTGGAGGCAGTGGCTGCTGGGAACTGACACAGGATGGGAGTCACAGCAGCGGTTTGCCCCCACGATGGGATTTTCCTGGTGGGAgccttcagctgctggcagaggaggcggtgctgggatgagctgggatgagtTGGGATGAGCTGGTTTCACAGCACCATCTGGTGCCCGTGGATGGAAGGGCCGCGCGGGTCAGAACACGCAGCTTTCCTCAGTGTCCTCCCCTCCCTCTTGTCCCCAGCACGCGTGTGACTCTCAGACTGTTCTCTCGCACTGCAGATGTGGAAAACCCCTCGGCTATCACCGATGCGGCCAAGGTGGTGGAGGGGAAGCTGGGCGGAATGGGGCTGAACCTGCTGATAAACAATGCCGGCATCTACACCCCCACGGCCTCGCTGGAGACAGTCGATGCTGAGGACATGGTCAGGACCTACAAGACCAACGCAGTGGGGCCAATGCTGATGGCCCAGGTATGGGTGAAGCTCTGGGGATGAAatttggcacagcttgaggGTATCCCAGGCTGTCCATGGTCACAACGGAAATCTTGGAGGGCTTTGCTAAATTTcttggagctgtgcagggggaAGGCTAGGGCTGCTCTTCAAGCCTAAGCCTTCTGCAGCCTCTCTGAATtgtgcagggacactgcagcaACACCTGGGCTCTCCTGACatcctgcttttcttccttaCCCTCCCTGGGTTGCAGTTGCCATAAGTGGGACTGGCTTAAGGCACAGGTGTCCCACTGGATTGCTTCTCCCCAGGccttcctgcctctgctgaAGAAGGCTGCCCAGGACAGCAAAGAAAAGGGCCTGAGTTGCAGCAAGGCAGCCATCATCAACATCTCCACCCTCTTGGGGTCCATCAAGAAAACACCCGATTCCTTCTTCCACCCTGTCATCTCCTACCGCTGCAGCAAGGTATGGACACTGGTGACCTGCCCGGGCTTCTGAGCTCCTTGGGCAGAGCTGCACTTGGCCAGGCCAGATCTCAGGGAAACACCTGGCACTGAGAGATGGAGGGAGTTCCCAAGCTCCCAGGGCATCTCCATGCCCACCCAGGGGAAACACACACTGTCTCTTGAAGACCTGGCTTTACTTTTTCTCCCTCACCAAGAGGCAGTGATGGGAAGGGAATCTGGTTCATGGAGCTTTTTGCTGCCCATGGATAATGCTTCCTTCCTCACCCAGGCTGCCCTCAACATGCTGACCATGTGCCAGGCTCTGACCTACAAGGAAGCTGGGATCCTGTGTGTGGCACTGCACCCTGGCTGGGTGAAGACAGACATGGGCACCCAGGAGGTGAGTTCTGGCCAAGCAGGTCAACAGGGAACCCATGGGTGGCACCCAAGGCTACAAACCTGCACAGGAGGTAGCCCAGGTGGCCAGGATGGCTCTCTGGAGGGAGAATCCACGTGAAAATGAGTTGCCTGTTGGGCCCCAAGGTGCTCATGTCTGTGTTGGGCCCCTGCAGAATGTGTGGATACTGTCTGGGAAGTAGCATCAGCACATATCAGGCTGCTTgttcagggggaaaaagggCCTTTGGGCAGCCTGGAAGATATGCGGAGAATCTGAATCcaacagagcagggaggagaggagaggagcaaCACCATCAAATTCTGTGCCCCATTCCGTGAAGAACTGCAGCTCCATGAGGTTTCCACTCATCCTGCAGGATCTGTGTTTTGCAGTGGGGTGGTTCTTGCAGCACTGGAGTTTTGTGAAGGCTGCACAAAGCATCTCACAGCAGGGATCTCTTCCTGTTTGCTTAAACCTCTGGGTGGCTTCCCAGCCCAAGCCACCTCCATCCAAGCCAGCAGATACTGAACCATCCTCCCACACAGTGGACTTGTCCCAGCTCCCATGGCTCTCTGCTCACTCTGGGTGGAAGGAGCTTTGCTGTTACAGCACATGAGCCAAGCGAGTGCTGCTGGATGGCCTGGAATGATGCCACTGTCTCATTTTGCCCTTTGCAGGCTGACCTGACAGTGGACACAAGTGTGCGGGGGCTGTTGTCTGTGCTGCCAATCCTTTCTGAGAAACACAGTGGGGCTCTGCTCAACTGGGAAGGTAAAGCTATCCCCTGGTGACTGCTCTCGGTCCCCACGAGGGACTCCACAGTGCCATGGGACCTCCTGGTGCCACAGGTGCAACAGGGTGCTCAGCCCTCTGTGGTCTGCAAGGGACCTACTTGGGACTCCAGTGGGTGGGCAGGGTGTGATCCCTGCCTTCACCttgctaataaataaataaagtcaATTAGTACCTGTGCCTTCTCCCAGCTGCAATGTCTCCACTCAGACTGTCTTGCCCCTGGCATTAATGGTTGAACTCTATGATCTTGGAGGtgtttttccaacctaaatgatccTCTGATCTGAGCAGTCTGCCTGCCTTGtcttcagctgctctgagctgaagGGATGTCCTAGGGGACATGTAACTCACCCAAagctctgctgtcctcctgctgtcctgcctggctgcagggtATGCCCAGGTCTGCCTGGTCTCTGCCATGCTTCCACCAAAGCATGCTGTATTTGCCATTGATTTCTTGGGATGACTTTGTGCTGGACATGGTGTTTTTGGGAGCAGCCTCATGGCTGGAGTGGGAAGACCAGGTACTACAGTCCACTTCTACAATCCCAGGCAGACAGCTCTTCCCACAGTGGTGCCCCAACTGGGCATGGTACCCCTGGATGGGGGAAGTCTGGTCCCATGGGGGATCAGAGCATGAGAATGGTGCTTCTGTGGGATGGAGAAACTGAGAACCTTAATAAGGTGGTTGGCAAGCCCTGGACTGCATAAATTTGACCAGGAAGTAGTAACAGCCCCAAAGAAATGGATTATGGCGTGGTATTGGGATTTCTCAGGAGGGTTTTGCCCCTTCTGGAAAGAGCTTCTCTTAAAGGAGCATGGCCAAAAGGAGTCAGGACTCCTGCGAAACCAAGCCTGGTCTCAGGTGGGCAGAGCAACCTGGTCTGAAGGAACAGTAagcccctgctccttccttcagAGGCTAccaccttttctttctcctctggaGGACCAGCTGAAACATCTGGGTCCCTCTGGgcctgggctttgctggggTTGTGCCTCTTCCTGGAGTGGGAACTTGCCTGCCACCATGAGCTTTCCTGGGAATCTTGAGGCCatgccctgcctggctgtgccagaggagctgtgttCCCCGTGCCCAGGCTGACATGCTCACAGCCTGTGTTGTGATTTCCAAGGCCTTcaggagccagcactgccagcagagctaCAGGGAGCCATACCCACATGAGGCACCCACTGCTGCATGGGTGCCCCTTGCCAGGGAGACACTGACCTCAGCCTCATCCTCAAGGGGGGCTCTGAACCATCTGTGCTTTTCCACCTGATCCAGCCACTTGGTTTCCCATGTAAatgcttgcttttttctttcccagctcaTATCTGTGGCTGGAGCATTCAGTGCCCACTTGGGCATCTCCCTATCAGCACtgcaatggcagcaggaggagagccCCTGGGAAGGAATGGCTCAGGGACAGGACTGTGGGTGAGGGGCCTGATGCTGCTGGTGCATTGCCGTGCTCAGCCCAGTGCTGGCTCAGAGACACGGCCAAGCCTCCTCCGagtgccctccctgccccttgGCAAAGGTTCTCCTGCCCCAGTTACTCCACACAAGccagctggagcctggccaGTCACCACAGGCTGGCTCCATGTCCTTCTCTCACCATATTTCTCCCTTCTGTCCCACACCACGTGCTGGATCCTGGGAGATGAGCAATGCCAGAAATCCCACCACGGATTGCTGACAGCTTACAGTCGTCGTCCCCCTTGTGGTCATTACCAACCCCGTGAGATGTGTGTCACTGCTCCCTTGGGGACATGGCAGGAGACAGGACTGCTGACAGCTGGGACAAGCTCTGGGACATCACCTGGGATGAGATCAGGTCACCCAGGGCATGGGCAGCCCTGTGTCCTGAAGGTGCTAGGAGGAGGAGCGGGAAGGTCTGCAGGTGGATCCCAGTCTGGCAGTActggacacagctcctggggagaAGAACTAACCCTAGGGCACTGCTGGACATTGAAGCACCTGGAGCATCAGCCTGTTGTAATCTCAGTGCAGTGGCCTTCCCTTTGGGTGCTAGGGTAGCAGAATAATTGCTGTGCAGAGCCAAGCAAAAACAGGTCAGTTGATCCCAATTTTCAAGCCAGTAGGAGACTGGGTTAGGGTGATCCAGCTTAGATCTTTCTGCAACTGGGATTCACCCCTGCTGAGTGCTTTGCCTTTACAAGTGCAGCCAGGTGCTCTCCAGGAGCCCATCCTTCCACCCTCTGAGACAAAGCTCATCGCAGGGTGCACATGCTGGAGCTAAGCTACCAGGGACTGTGCCACCCATGGTAACTTGGAGGCCAGGGACCCCTGGGAACTTTAAGGTGCTCCAGGGCATGTGTTCTTCAGGAAGCCTCAGTAAAAGGCCAGATGGGCAGGTCTCCCTGTCAAATGCTTGCCAAGTGGTGTCGGCTTTTCCTTTGCACAAGTTCCGGGTGTTTGTGCTCATGGAGCTGATTATCTCCCGGTTTCCTTTCCTGCCTGATgtttcctgcctccctccctcccttttgCTGGTTTTGCCCTTTGTGTCAGGCTTATTTCCTGGCTCTGGGAAGTGTCAGACCTCAGTGTCCCCCCTGcttgctgggatggcagcacaTAGCCCTGTGTCCTTTCACTGGGTGCACTACAGTGCCCCAGGAGACACTTGAAATCCCAGCTCCACCTGACCAGCTAGCGCTCCCTGGGAGCAAAGGCAGGTTTGGACAGAGTAAGTGTGATTTAGGATCCATCTGCTTTTAGCAGCTGATCCATTTCTATTCTGAAGCTGGGGCACAAGTGCCAGTGTTGGTTCCAGCAGTGGGGAAAGCTGGACAACCTCTTGAGGACTCTTCCCTAGACTGCACACGGTCATAGAAACATATCTGGGGACTTCCAGAGACCATGGGTAGGGAAGTtgtcacccagagcagctcagacagCCTCCCCAAGCCTCTTTGAAGCCATAGTAACATCTGGGGCAAACAcctctctgctccagggagcccagcagctctccaggctccagGGATTGACCTCAGTGGTGGGAATAGCCTGCATTTCCCAgggttttccagcagctgccttATTCCAAACCCATAGCCACTGGCAAAGACTTGTtgcaccaggagctggagtCAGGCAGGTCTGTGGGTTGGGGTAGGAACAGCGAGGATATTGGGAATCCTGACTAATTTGTCAGGATCAGGGCAAGACCCATTTGAGAGACACCCTCCCACACCCAAGtggggaaaacagcagcaggcagagcctccgtgaaaagcaaaagctgctaCAGGAGGAGAGGGTCAAAAAAAGGAAACGGAACGGAAAAGGGCTGCTCCTGTGAGAGCGATGCAGCTGCGGAggtggagcagcaggcaggtcACAAACAGCCGCGCACGAGGAAGTGCTGGGACACCAGCCAGtgtggccaggctgcagcagctccaggtgcaaCAGATCTTTGCTGAGAAGGACCAGGAGCAGAGGCaaccagagctgcagggacctCAGCCAGGACCTGGAGATCCCCTTTGCAGGAGTCGCCAAAACTTCCTTCTGCCAAGGTGTGGGCACTGTCTGTGATGTGGGGGGATGGGGTAGCAGGATGGTTGCTGTGGGGTCCACCTGCTGGGTGGCACTGCAGTCCTGGGGCTGTGAGGCCTGGGTGACCATTCCCAGAGCCTCCAGCAGTGGGAAACTCTGATGCTGGGAAGACTGGATTGTCGGGgactgcagggtttgggggtgctggggtcCAGGCCTGCCGTCAAAGCACAGAGACCCAACTTGTGAGCGTGAGAAATGAGGCTCTGGAGGAGGAATGACTCGGTCCCTGCAGCACCAAGGCTGCTGAGGAAGCCGAGTGGGACCAGCAGATAATGTGCTGAGGcttcctctggcacagctgcagctgcagggctggggttgcTCCATCACTatcagcccctgcagagccctgtgcatcccttctccctcccaTATTATTGTTTGGCCTTCTCCCTCCTGTATTATTGTTTGCTGGGAGGAAGCAGCTCACCAAGTCCCACCTCAAGCTTTTAACCCCCTGGTGCCTGCCCTGATGCTCTCCACTCCCATCAGCCAGAGACAGGCAGGCTCCACATCTGCCTTGGGATGGTTTGGTACTGGGAGCTTGCTCCAGGCTTTACTTCCCTAGCAACCAGCAGCACCCATTGACTCATCTCCCTCAAGCCACGTTGTCTCCCACGGGTCTCCCACAACCCCTTTTGCTGAGGGCAGATACTGGCATTGTCACCTCTAAGGCCTGAAAGCTTTAGATGGCAATGattccctccttcctctctcttccccttTTTAGCTGGTCGGATTCTTTCTTGTGCTTCCTCTGGAAGCCCTGTGGTCTGCTGGGGGGCACCATGGAGGCAGCAGCTTTACCAGCTTCACACAGACTTAACCCAAACCCCTAATAAGGGGTTTGGAGGAAATCCATCTTGGGGAAGGAAACTGCAGCACTTCACCAGCTTCGTTTGACAGGCTGGGATTTAATCCGAGATCTCCAGAAGTGCTTCTAGAAGAAGTGGAAATCGGACAGAACATCTCAGCAGCCTTCTCCAGATTGTCATCTTCTCACACAACTGAGCTCTCCTGTATTGTCCCCACTTCTCAactggcagggaggggacatcAGTGTCccatcagcacaggctgggctgtgccctccctggtGATGACCACCGAGGAACACCTTCCCTGAGCGTCagtgttcctgcagcagcagaggtaGGTCAGCCACTGCTGAGCCTGATGGGGTGATGCAGAGATCCTCCATGTTCCCTGTGAATACACCACAAATGTTGATAAGCCCATCACATGCCCCGGTGACCCCTGTGCACCCCAAGAATAAGCCAGAAGtttgcctgctctgtgcctgccacACCCATGGATCttaaaaacaaacctgtttGGGAGCACAGGAGGGTGCACCCATGGGTCACAGAGAGGTGCTTGCCCTTCCtcccacagctgggctctgcccatGCCTTTGCCCCAGGGATGCCCACAAAAGGGATGATCCCTTGGCCATAGCAcccagtcctgctctgcagggtcctgccaggggtttggagcaggtcagcctctccctgcccatcccgTGGCACCAGCTGGGCCTGAATTTCCAGCTTTTGCAGAACAAGTTCCCAGGTGACTGCACTTGGAGTTGGCACTGTGCCGAAATGTCAGTGTGCCTGTCCAGTGCTGTGAGCATGTGGGGGTCTGTGGGGGTGGTGGTGGGGTTCAGCTGGACATGCCATGGGCTGTGGCaggcttcctgctgctgtctgcaggacAGGAGTTGCTAGAAGGGTCATCTCGTCGGTCCCCAGAATGTCAGCACACAAAGGTATCTGGTCCAACTGTCCCAgacctgctgccctggagcaTCTTCCCCCTCCCCGCTTTGTCTAAAGGGAATGGAGTTAAGACCCTGTGTTGGCAAGAGCAAGGATCCAAGCTCATTCTAATGAGTTCTCTCCCCCATGTCCCTCTCCTCAGAGCCAGGGAACTGACGCTGGGGAGGAACTTGGCTCCTCTTGTTTGTTATTACAGGATAAAGTTACCCTTTAAAGCAGAGCCAGTGCTGTCAGGGCTGCATACCATCCGGGAACATCGCTCCTTCCAGCGGCTCCACACACTTCTGGTTATTGTGCTTGcatggagccagcccagccttggtCACAGCAAGGGGGATGCAGGTGGGAGGATCCAAAAAGGAGCCTCCAGGGTCTTTTCCCACCCTGGGAAATTTGGGAGCATAGGGAAAAGGCCTCTCTCTGGGGAGGAGACCTTTTCTGACTCTAGGATATGTGgaaaagaggagcagaaagcaagggctgggagcagtgaAAGGGAAGGTGGATGTGGTTGcggtgttttggggtttcctAGTCTCCTGGGATGCTCACTCTGGCTCACTGGGGACTCTCTGGATGGGGCAGCCTGCAGGTTGCCActgtgctcaggctgggcaggggtgtGCAGCTGGCACCTATCACCACCCCacaaatccagcagcagctcggTGTCTCCAGGCAATGTGAAGATGGGAAGAGGGCTGGCTTCTCCTTCGAGCTCCAGCCTCTGTCCctggggatcccaaatccaggagaCCTCACTCTCCTGTGAGCTGGCACCCCAGGAGACACCCCAGCACTCCAAAGCTTTGTAAGCCGTGGGGTTTTcaagcagcagcctggccaccCCACCCACACTAGACCCTCTGGAGGTGGCTGGGGCTTGCTTGGGGTTTGACTGCCCCACACTGAGCCATGACGTGCCTGTGGGGTGGATGGGAGGGAAGCTGACCCGGtggagctgagccagggagAGCTTCCTGGCAGTGAGCTCCTGCCTCCAGTGCCTTCCTTGCTGCCACAGATGTTTCAGAGTGGGATGGAAAGCAGgcagagggctgtgctgtgctgtgagccctTCCCAGCCATTCCCCAGCCTGGCATCCACCGGCTCTGCGCTGTTGAGGAGGCAAACGCCAGCTGGGGCCCTGACACCGCCACCTCAGCAGGGTGTCGAGGGAAGCCTGACTCATCCCCAGCAGGAGAATCTGAGACTTGCACATGTAAACAGAGCTGGCTCTCGCACGCCAGGACATGTGACAGATACAGGAGAGACCggctggagccacagcctggggctggtggcatTCACACATGTGCTAGAGGCATGAACAAGAGCTGGAATGGGCCCTGCTCAGGAGCATCACTTGCATGGGGAGGGTGTGGCAGGATCCCTGCTATCAGCGTGTCCCCCCTCTGCTACCCCTACCTCACCAGCAGCTTTTACCAGCTGGTTTTAATCCTGTTAATTCTGTTTGACTGCCACTGCTTTCCTCCAGAGACACCcttcccagcacaaacccatTTGGGCCAACAGCTCAGGAGAGGTAGAATAGCTGCAGGATGACCAGGGCAATGATGGCCTCACCACCTCtggaagtattaaaaaaaccacacagatgTGGCATCTGGGGGATGTGGTTTAATGGTGGGCTTGACAGTGCAGGGTTAATGAACTTGATGATCGTAGAGATTTTTTCCAACTGTAATAATTCTGTGAGAGCAAAACTCCTGAGATGCCACCCCACAGTGCCAGCTTCAGAAGTAAAGTACAGCTTGTGTTGTCAGGAGGTCTCCCTGCATGGATGGAGAGAGCACAAAAATGCAATTCTGGGACCATAGAAGCTCCCCAAGTGCCTGTTTCAGGAGCAGAGATCACTCAGAAACCTCACAGTTATTGAGCATGTGATTTCCCTTGGGTTTAGATGTGCCATGCtgtgggctctgggctgggagagctgtaGGTcagtggggagaggaggtaTCACAGCCACTTCCTATCCTTGCTTACCCTGCACAGCTGGTTTCATTTCCTTAATCCCCATCCCagcattttctttgttgttttctttggaGGGGACAGAGCTTTGCTGGAGGCTGGTGCTCACTCAGTGAAAGAAGCACTTTCAGGCTCTGGGAGGCACAGGCATGCCCACTGGCTGTTCCCAGATGGACTCACTCTGCTCTTGGGTGTAGCAGGAGCTGCtcatgcagggacagggaccccaCCTCAGCAGTGGAGCGGATCAGGGTGTGTGTGGGATCCCCTGCCCTGCTTGGAAAGACTATCTTTACATGCATTTGCATACAGCTCTGCCAAATTTGCAGACTCAGCCCTGCCAAAATACCTCATGCTCTGAATGGCCTTTTGCTCTCACATCCTTGCAGCACCAGCTTTGAGGCAATGCATTTCTACCTCAGCCAGCTTGATTGGCCAAGCTTTGCTTCACCTGGTGCAGTGTTGAATCCTCAAGGCTGCTGGCACCTCAGCTGTGGTCCAGCTGTGCCAGTTGCCCTGCCACTGGCTACgtctgctgggctgggctggtttcTGGGCTTGCCCACAAACTCAGCCTTCCTGCTCAGTGTTGGACAACAGCAAGGAATCTTGTGAATCATGGATACTTTTGGAGTGATCCTGCGGGTGTGTGCATGAGCTggttcctgctgtgctgaggtggGGATGGCTGCCTGCTTGCAGGAGGTGGAGTGGTCCCAGGGGATGTTCAGCCCTTCAGACTTAGCTAGAATagcagctggagatgctgccAGCAACTTTCCTGGGTGGAGAAGGGAGTTAGGAGTGGGGGCAGGTGGCTGGAGAGCCTGGACCAGTgctgttctgcagctccttACCTTCCTGGCCCATGCTGGGGCTTGGAGCTGAAGTCACAGTCTGGATGTACTGGCTCTGTTGTAAAGCCCTGACCCGAATTCTGGATTGCTGGCCAGAGtctgggagagctgagcagcaACCAGTGCTAGCCAATACCGAGTACGATTGTGGCCACTCCAGGGGTGTTCTGCCTTCCCTTTTCCTGGCCCCATGGGCAGGCAAAGTGCTGGGACATGCAATTCTACCCCATGGAAAAAGTCAAGTTGggtcagggctgtgccccagcctgctgctgctgtgagctggccCCAAGTGTGTTAGGGAAGGTCTTCCAGCAGGCTCAGGGgacctgctggcacagcctttctgtgctgctggccagTTCCTGAGCATGGCCAGAGCTCTGGTGagtcagctggagcagcagctcacattGCTCATGCTGCATCAGCACCGCCCTGGCTCCCTTAGCTTTTTACCAGGTTGTGTTCCCCAAAAATGCACAGTGGAGGGATGCGGAGCTCGGTGCTGGGATGCTTGACGTTCATCTCCAAGGcagtggcagggatggtggcagggatggtggcaggcTCAGTGGAGGCACCTCAGCTGCTCACAGGGGTGGTGGCCGGGCTCTGAGTGTGCTCAGCACGCGTGACTGTCCTGGTGCAAGGCTTGGCACCCCAGCCTGTGTGCATTGCCTTGCTCCAGCGCAGAGCAGGAATGCTGAGCacgcagcagctccagcctggagccaaGGGCTGGCCTCCAGCCCtcagagagaggggagaggaagaCGTGGCTCCAGGCCCAGCCTGCAGTGAGAAGAGCAATTTGGGCAGAGACCCGCGGTGCAGGGCTCCGCCGACGGCTCAGACCTTTCTCTGCACCACGGCAGGcggctgcaggcagctggcacggctgctgctgaagctgccaGGAGGAGGGGAATGTGCTTGGAGTGGTCTCGGGTCACCAGGCTCTGGAAAGGTGcaatcctgtgctgggaggagctcACTAATACTAGCACATTCTCAGACAAAGTGCCCTTGAGCTGAGGAACTTTTTCCTGCACCAATACCCAGCTTCCCAACCAGACTGCTGGAAATGCTTCTTTA belongs to Oenanthe melanoleuca isolate GR-GAL-2019-014 chromosome 11, OMel1.0, whole genome shotgun sequence and includes:
- the LOC130257750 gene encoding C-factor-like translates to MAAARTVLLTGSNRGIGLELVKQLLGSPRPPAWIFATCRDPEGPRAQELRDLASKHPNLVLVKLDVENPSAITDAAKVVEGKLGGMGLNLLINNAGIYTPTASLETVDAEDMVRTYKTNAVGPMLMAQAFLPLLKKAAQDSKEKGLSCSKAAIINISTLLGSIKKTPDSFFHPVISYRCSKAALNMLTMCQALTYKEAGILCVALHPGWVKTDMGTQEADLTVDTSVRGLLSVLPILSEKHSGALLNWEGKAIPW